Proteins from a single region of Gossypium arboreum isolate Shixiya-1 chromosome 1, ASM2569848v2, whole genome shotgun sequence:
- the LOC108483718 gene encoding very-long-chain 3-oxoacyl-CoA reductase 1-like, producing the protein MEACFFDTLKAQPFWVIFLFTLGSLSLFKFSFVFLKWVWINFLRPGKNLKKYGSWGLVTGPTDGIGKGFAFQLARKGLNLVLVGRNPDKLKDVSDSILAKYAKIQIKTVVVDFTGDLDEGVKKIKETIEGLDVGVLINNVGISYPYARFFHEVDEELLMNLIKVNVEGTTKVTQAVLPGMVKRKKGAIVNIGSGAAIVIPSDPLYAVYAATKAYIDQFSRCLYVEYKNRGIDVQCQVPLYVATKMASIKRSSFFVPSTDGYARAAMQWIGYEPRCTPYWPHSILWGLAYSLPESVVDAWRLRFCLGIRKRGQMKDSRKKE; encoded by the exons ATGGAAGCCTGCTTCTTCGATACTCTCAAGGCTCAACCTTTCTGGGTTATTTTCCTTTTCACTTTGGGTTCTTTATCACTCTTTAAGTTTTCATTTGTTTTTCTGAAATGGGTCTGGATCAATTTTCTTAGACCTGGTAAGAATCTCAAAAAATATGGCTCCTGGGGTCTTGTTACTGGACCAACTGATGGTATCGGCAAAGGATTTGCCTTTCAGCTGGCTAGGAAAGGGCTTAATCTTGTCTTGGTGGGCCGTAATCCTGATAAACTCAAAGACGTTTCCGATTCAATCTTGGCCAAGTATGCCAAGATTCAGATCAAGACAGTTGTTGTCGACTTCACTGGCGATCTTGATGAAGGCGTGAAGAAGATAAAAGAAACTATTGAAGGACTGGATGTGGGGGTTTTGATTAACAATGTTGGGATTTCATATCCTTATGCCAGGTTCTTCCACGAGGTTGATGAGGAGCTGTTGATGAATTTGATTAAGGTTAATGTTGAAGGTACCACAAAGGTAACTCAAGCTGTTTTGCCTGGGATGGTGAAGAGAAAGAAAGGCGCAATTGTGAACATTGGGTCTGGTGCTGCCATTGTCATCCCTTCTGATCCACTTTATGCTGTTTATGCTGCTACTAAGGC GTATATTGATCAATTCTCTAGGTGCCTTTATGTTGAATACAAGAACCGTGGGATTGATGTTCAGTGTCAG GTTCCATTATATGTGGCAACAAAAATGGCATCAATCAAAAGATCGTCTTTCTTTGTTCCATCAACAGACGGATATGCTCGTGCAGCAATGCAGTGGATAGGCTATGAACCTCGTTGCACACCCTACTGGCCCCATTCCATCCTTTGGGGCTTAGCTTATTCACTGCCAGAGAGTGTGGTTGATGCATGGCGTTTGCGCTTTTGTCTTGGCATTCGAAAGAGGGGGCAAATGAAAGATTCTAGGAAGAAGGAATGA
- the LOC108481466 gene encoding uncharacterized protein LOC108481466, with product MDLTVSECKKRGEMELQHFSHHHPLFFIQHHSVSCEEENNCFVCGKLIGGPTYVCNECKYYLHKRCAELELTPHLNHPFHPQHLLTLFPKSPYEGGWGCDFCQRPSSGFVYHCDPCKFDLHINCALLQSSIAPNFPTPLHQHPLLFIQDHNEEVNRDCSGCMKPLSGPIYHCSDCSLSDEFFNLHKQCAELPLEINHTYDHRKHPLTFLPKRPTHLHNCSCYLCKIQWEGFVYSCSFCKIELTLDDFFSPQTITNENHEHPWTLLSRQRSFVCDFCGTTGDRTPYICAICDLLVNKNCISLPRNILITRHHHVISHSYSLPQQDELCRICYKEVDTRYGSYHCNASDCDYIVHVHCATDKAVWDGKSIPEGYDERSMEALDESINWITDVIEEMSFGEITVAVEIKHAYHDHNLRLTFSGEMNNDGQCDGCTRTISTPFYSCEQCKFFLHKECAELPRNKRHPFHKHLLTLTNSNTVIFVCNACQSLHHGFNYKCDDGNCMSFFESNCNACRRKSDPWNMAYRCTKHCEFTLDLECATLSLTAWYKYDRHPLTLTCFDDSDLSQHYCDLCEYERDPNDWFYYCTECDNSLHSKCALGDLPFLKIGSNIDKRLFHKHPHPFTIVKNIWDCPPCKFCGEGSQGHNTMKVAAKMGHTEEVDPCEKLTDEDIVYVLRNSSGLRNVPFVPEVPFEVLVRRLFAQLSDPCHQCLWIVYDEQIKACESTGLKRFPSLRRHMNDVVRKFLDAAAKPAETMRGNLIEMKMDYINSSHPSFIGGNKAVELAVKQMRSSKHSSSFVRLTDS from the exons ATGGATCTCACTGTGTCTGAGTGTAAGAAAAGGGGAGAGATGGAACTTCAACATTTCAGCCATCACCATCCTTTGTTCTTCATTCAACATCACAGTGTTTCATGTGAAGAAGAAAACAATTGCTTTGTGTGTGGGAAACTTATAGGCGGTCCAACCTATGTCTGCAACGAATGTAAGTATTATCTTCATAAAAGATGTGCGGAGTTAGAGTTAACCCCCCACCTTAATCATCCTTTCCACCCTCAACACCTTCTCACTCTTTTCCCTAAATCTCCTTACGAGGGTGGTTGGGGGTGTGATTTTTGTCAGAGGCCTTCTTCGGGATTCGTTTATCATTGTGATCCCTGTAAATTCGATCTGCACATCAACTGTGCTTTGCTTCAATCATCCATTGCTCCAAATTTTCCTACTCCTTTGCATCAACATCCATTGCTCTTCATTCAAGACCATAACGAAGAAGTCAATCGCGATTGCTCCGGATGTATGAAACCATTATCTGGTCCAATTTACCATTGTTCAGATTGTTCTCTTTCTGATGAATTCTTTAACCTTCATAAACAATGTGCAGAGCTACCCCTTGAGATTAATCACACCTACGACCACCGTAAGCATCCCCTTACTTTCTTGCCGAAACGACCTACTCATCTTCACAACTGTAGTTGTTATTTGTGCAAAATTCAGTGGGAAGGGTTTGTTTATTCTTGCTCTTTTTGCAAGATTGAGCTTACTCTTGATGATTTTTTCTCACCACAAACAATCACAAATGAAAATCATGAACACCCATGGACGCTTTTGTCAAGACAAAGGTCATTTGTTTGTGATTTTTGCGGTACCACCGGAGATCGCACCCCATACATTTGTGCTATATGCGACCTTCTTGTCAATAAAAATTGCATTTCATTGCCACGGAATATCTTGATAACACGACATCATCATGTTATTTCCCACTCATATTCTCTTCCGCAACAAGATGAGTTGTGCAGAATTTGTTACAAGGAAGTCGATACGAGGTATGGCAGTTACCATTGCAATGCTTCTGATTGCGACTATATCGTTCATGTGCATTGTGCTACAGATAAAGCAGTTTGGGATGGAAAAAGTATCCCGGAAGGCTATGATGAGAGGTCCATGGAAGCTCTTGATGAATCTATAAATTGGATTACCGATGTTATTGAGGAAATGAGTTTTGGAGAGATTACGGTAGCAGTTGAGATCAAACATGCCTATCATGATCACAATTTAAGACTCACTTTTAGTGGGGAGATGAATAATGATGGCCAATGTGATGGGTGTACGAGGACTATCTCAACTCCTTTTTATAGTTGTGAGCAATGCAAGTTTTTTCTCCATAAAGAATGCGCTGAATTGCcgagaaacaaacgacacccaTTTCACAAGCACTTGCTTACGCTCACAAATTCAAATACAGTAATTTTTGTATGTAATGCTTGCCAAAGTCTTCACCATGGATTTAACTACAAATGCGATGATGGAAATTGCATGTCATTCTTTGAAT CGAATTGCAATGCCTGTCGTAGAAAAAGTGACCCATGGAACATGGCATATAGATGCACGAAGCATTGTGAGTTCACTTTAGATCTAGAATGTGCCACACTATCACTCACGGCTTGGTACAAGTATGATAGACATCCTCTTACTTTGACTTGTTTTGATGATTCTGATCTTTCTCAACATTATTGTGATCTGTGTGAGTATGAAAGGGACCCAAATGATTGGTTTTACTACTGTACTGAATGTGATAACTCTCTCCATTCCAAATGTGCTCTTGGGGATCTCCCATTTCTAAAGATTGGAAGCAACATTGACAAGCGTCTTTTTCATAAACACCCACATCCATTCACTATTGTGAAAAACATATGGGATTGCCCTCCATGTAAATTTTGTGGTGAA GGTTCTCAAGGCCATAATACTATGAAAGTAGCAGCCAAAATGGGGCATACAGAG GAAGTGGACCCTTGTGAAAAGTTGACTGACGAGGATATTGTGTATGTCCTTAGAAATTCCTCTGGTCTAAGAAATGTTCCATTTGTCCCAGAG GTTCCATTTGAAGTTTTGGTTAGAAGACTATTTGCTCAGTTGTCAGACCCATGTCATCAGTGTCTATGGATTGTCTATGATGAACAGATAAAG GCTTGTGAATCAACTGGATTAAAGAGGTTCCCATCGTTAAGAAGACACATGAATGACGTTGTAAGAAAGTTTTTAGATGCTGCTGCTAAGCCTGCTGAGACAATGAGAGGAAATCTCATTGAGATGAAG ATGGATTATATAAATTCTTCGCATCCAAGTTTTATTGGTGGGAACAAAGCTGTTGAGCTTGCTGTGAAGCAGATGAGATCATCAAAG CATTCATCTTCCTTTGTGAGACTGACTGACAGTTGA